GATCTGCAGTGCCGTGGCGCCCGACGGGTACACCACCGTGCTCCGGATGGGGAGCACGGGAATGCGCTCGCCGGCGAGTTCCGAGGCCTTCCTGACATCCGATGCTGGCATCTAAGCGCTTGTTGGCTAACGGGTTGCGCGTTGCTGGCCGAAAAGGTGGCAGTCGAGCGCGTGCAAGAAGCGGGCAATCCGCCGGGCGTTGGTGCCCAGGTCGCCGCGTCCCTTGCGGGAGGCCGACTCCAGGTCTACGCGGGTGTTTCCGTCAGCGTCCAGCGACACGCGGATACGGACGTCGTCCGTGAACCGCCACAACAGGGTGCGCGATTCAGCGACGATCTCCCCCGCCCGCGGGTCACTCTCGGTGACGGTCCACCGGGCCTGCGCGGTGGCGGTCTCCAGCGCGGCCGTCCAGACGGCGGCGAAGGGAACCGCGTAGGCGCGGCCTCGCAGACGCACGTCGGGATGGTCGGGCCGCGTTGCTGCGCGGTTGTGGGTCAGGGCGGTCCACAGGCTCACGATGGGGTGCGGCCGGGCGCCGCGGGGAAGTACGGGTATGCGTGGTTGAACGGATTCATCGGGCACGTTTTCGGCCACTCACGCGCCGGGCCTGCGTGCGCCGGCGAATGTAACGCGCGCGGGCGGCGCCGGGCAGGTGCCGCGGTATGGATCGTGCCCGAACGGCGGACCGTTCGGGCGAGAGCCAGGTCGGGGTGTGGGCAGGCAGGCCCGGTGCCCGGGCCGGCGCCCCCCATCCCCAGCCCTTCCCCCGCAAACTGCCGCGGGGGAAGGGAGCCAGTCGAGCGCGCGCTGCCTGCGGACGTGCAATCGACTTCTCCTCTCCCGCATGCGGTTTATGGGGGAGAGGCCGGGAGAGGGGGGCGGCCGAGGCATGCGCCAGTGTCAGCCCGAGGCGCACCCGAATTCTCCCCCTCCCCTGCGCAGCGGGGGATGGGGGCCGGGGGGAGGGGGCTCCCGAGGCATGCACCGGAATCCAGCCTCACCCGGAGCGAAGTTCCCGAATCTTGAAGTCCCATCGTTTATCACCACGCGGAGGTTCCCGAGTGAAAGTCGTGATGCCTGTGGCGGGGAAGGGAACCCGCCTGCGCCCCCATACCCATCTCGTCCCCAAGCCCCTGCTGAAAGTGGGCGACAAGCCCGTGCTCAGCTACATCCTCGACGACCTGCGCGAACTTGGGGTGAACGAGGCGGTGCTCATCACCGGGCACCTGAAGGAAAGGGTGCAGGAGTTCATGTCCACCGAGTACCCGGACTTCGACGCCGTGTACACGGAGCAGGTGGAGCAGCGCGGCACCGCCGACGCCATTGCGCTGGCCGAGCCGTTCGTGCGCGAGGAGATGCTGATCATCTTCGTCGACACGCTGTTCGACGCCGACCTGGAGCTGGTAAAGCGACTGCCGGAAGACGTGGCGGGGGTGATCTGGGCGATGGAGGTGGAGGACTATCAGCGCTTCGGCGTGCTGGTGACGGACGAGAACGGCTTCATGCGCGAGATCATCGAGAAGCCCAGCACGCCGGTGAGCAAGCTGGCCAACATCGGCCTGTACTACATCCGCGACTGGAAGCTGCTGTTCGACGGCATCCGCCACGTGATGAATGCCGAGCCGGGTCCCAGCGGCGAGTACTACCTGACGGACGCCTTTCAGTACATGGTCGACAAGGGCGCCAAGCTCAAGGTGGAGCCCGTGCACGGCTGGTACGACGCGGGGAAGCCCGAGACGCTGCTGGAAACCAACCAGCACGTGCTGAGCACCACCCGCGGCCGCACCCCGTCCACCGTTCCCGACGGCGTGACGATCCACGAGCCGGTGCACGTGGCGGACGGGGTGACGCTGGAGGCGAGCGAGATCGGCCCCAACGTGACGCTGGCCGCCGGCGCAACGGTCCGCGGCAGCAAGCTCCGCCACACCATCGTCGGCGAAAAGTCCACGATCGAGAACGCGGACCTCCACGACTCCCTGATCGGCACGAACGTCAAGGTCAGCGGCGTGCGCGGGCAGGTGGACCTGGGGGATCACTCGGTGGTGACGATCGAGGGAAGTGCGGAAGTGCGTTAGTGCGTTAGTGCGGAAGTGCGAAAGTACGGGCCCCTCTCCACGGTGGAGAGGGGCCCTTCTTCATCAAACGGACTAACGCACTCTCGCACTCTCGCACTTTCGCACTTTCGCACTTTCGCACTTTCGCACTTTCGCACTTCCCTTCACGCCCCCGCCGCCACGAGAACGACGAGCAGCCCCCGCTCCACCCCCAGCGCGCCGCCGTCGTTGCTGTACCACTCGTCCAGCGTGTGGATGCCGCCCGAGTCGCCGCCCACGCCCATGGCGATGGAGGGAATGCCCAGCGCCATCGGCACGTTGGCGTCGGTGGACGAGCCCACCAGCTCCGGGGGTGAGCCCAGCGAGCCCGTGATGTCCATCGCGGCGCGGACCCGGGGAGGGCCGGCCGGCGTCTCGCCCGACGGCCGGTCGCCGATCACCGTCACCTTCAAGCGCAGCGGCTCCGTTCCCATCCGCCGCGACCCGTTCTCCTCGTCCACCGCGCGGACCAGTACGCCGCGCACGCTCTCCTCCATCCGCGCCAGCGCATCCGCCACCTCGCTGCGCATGTCCAGCTCCATCCACGCGGACTCGGGGATGGCGTTCACGCTGCTCCCCCCCGCCATGCGCGCCACCGTCAGCGCGGACCGCTGGGGCTCCGGCCGGGCCAGGGTGCCGATCTCCGCCGCCGCCGCGCCCAGCGCCACGATGGGGTTGGCCGCGCCCCGGTCGGACCACGAGTGGCCCCCCGGCCCGGTGACTTCCACCCGCAGCCGCCGCGAGCCGATGGCGCGGTGGACGATCCTGCGCATCCCCGAGCCGTCCAGCGCCACGAATGCCGCCGCCTGGCGCAGCGGCGAATTCTCGCGGAAGAGGTGCTTCACGCCGCGCAGGTCGCCGATGCCTTCTTCGCCCACGGTGGCCGCAAAGACCACGGGACGCTGCGCCGCGGGGCCGGATTCCGCCAGCACGCGGGCGATGGCCAGCATCCCCGCCAGCCCGCGGCAGTTGTCGGTGATCCCCGGCGCGTAGATCCGCTTTCCCTCGTGCCGGGGCGTGACCTCCGTGCCCGCGGGGAACACCGTGTCCAGGTGTGCCGCCACCACGACGGGGGCGCCGTCCGCGCCATCCGCCGCCCAGGTGCCCACCACGTTCCCCGCCTCGTCGGCGCGCACGTCGGCCAAGCCGATGGCGCGGAACCGCTCCAGCACCCACGCGCCCCGCTCCGCCTCGCCGAGGGGCGGGGCGGGGATGGACACCAGCCGCAGCTGCTCGCCAAGGGTA
This is a stretch of genomic DNA from Longimicrobium sp.. It encodes these proteins:
- a CDS encoding DUF1499 domain-containing protein, giving the protein MSLWTALTHNRAATRPDHPDVRLRGRAYAVPFAAVWTAALETATAQARWTVTESDPRAGEIVAESRTLLWRFTDDVRIRVSLDADGNTRVDLESASRKGRGDLGTNARRIARFLHALDCHLFGQQRATR
- a CDS encoding sugar phosphate nucleotidyltransferase; the protein is MKVVMPVAGKGTRLRPHTHLVPKPLLKVGDKPVLSYILDDLRELGVNEAVLITGHLKERVQEFMSTEYPDFDAVYTEQVEQRGTADAIALAEPFVREEMLIIFVDTLFDADLELVKRLPEDVAGVIWAMEVEDYQRFGVLVTDENGFMREIIEKPSTPVSKLANIGLYYIRDWKLLFDGIRHVMNAEPGPSGEYYLTDAFQYMVDKGAKLKVEPVHGWYDAGKPETLLETNQHVLSTTRGRTPSTVPDGVTIHEPVHVADGVTLEASEIGPNVTLAAGATVRGSKLRHTIVGEKSTIENADLHDSLIGTNVKVSGVRGQVDLGDHSVVTIEGSAEVR
- a CDS encoding M20/M25/M40 family metallo-hydrolase; the protein is WTARGLTAGGVYGRIRALTLPTPGRFFLRDLTRHSVLFPLRARVHHADADTLGEQLRLVSIPAPPLGEAERGAWVLERFRAIGLADVRADEAGNVVGTWAADGADGAPVVVAAHLDTVFPAGTEVTPRHEGKRIYAPGITDNCRGLAGMLAIARVLAESGPAAQRPVVFAATVGEEGIGDLRGVKHLFRENSPLRQAAAFVALDGSGMRRIVHRAIGSRRLRVEVTGPGGHSWSDRGAANPIVALGAAAAEIGTLARPEPQRSALTVARMAGGSSVNAIPESAWMELDMRSEVADALARMEESVRGVLVRAVDEENGSRRMGTEPLRLKVTVIGDRPSGETPAGPPRVRAAMDITGSLGSPPELVGSSTDANVPMALGIPSIAMGVGGDSGGIHTLDEWYSNDGGALGVERGLLVVLVAAGA